The Caretta caretta isolate rCarCar2 chromosome 5, rCarCar1.hap1, whole genome shotgun sequence genome contains a region encoding:
- the DMRT2 gene encoding doublesex- and mab-3-related transcription factor 2 isoform X3, translating into MASAIGYRPMPADPYLGGNSPLPPPVSDRMRKRRAFADKELENIMLEREYKEREMMEATQAAALFLPNHMVHGTEYNSHKTAFNPTQVEAPSKEFCNFLPTCLDLTMQYSGSGNMELISSNVSVATTYRQYPLSSRLLVWPKRGPISDAFLYQQCLLNATAVQALKPGAAWDSKTSQSQDCVNSEQEMMSPKTENSLVLSHAREIQHVPQEARERSAFSPPKRTFPQISEKDSLASQEHILSKISKENTKHPHTLKYNPFHSFLQQTFHDKSGPELKTSFVKESFEETSKKYRECSIKENQKYKFTIDRYSKDFFGAKQAATKLSANEPLSFSVESILKRPSSAVTNVSQ; encoded by the exons ATGGCATCAGCTATAG GTTATCGCCCCATGCCAGCAGATCCTTACCTGGGAGGGAATTCACCTTTACCACCCCCTGTAAGTGACAGGATGAGGAAAAGACGGGCCTTTGCTGATAAAGAGCTGGAGAACATTATGTTAGAGAGAGAGTATAAAGAAAGGGAGATGATGGAAGCCACTCAAGCTGCTGCCCTTTTCCTGCCTAACCATATGGTGCATGGAACTGAATACAATTCCCACAAAACTGCCTTTAACCCTACCCAGGTTGAAGCTCCTAGCAAGGAGTTTTGCAACTTCTTACCAACCTGCCTTGACCTAACCATGCAGTATTCAGGATCTGGGAATATGGAACTGATTTCTTCAAATGTCAGTGTAGCCACTACCTACAGGCAATATCCCTTGTCCTCCAGATTATTGGTATGGCCAAAGCGTGGCCCCATTAGTGATGCTTTTCTCTACCAGCAATGCCTACTGAATGCTACTGCAGTCCAAGCTCTCAAACCTGGGGCAGCCTGGGACTCCAAGACTTCACAAAGCCAGGATTGTGTAAATTCAGAGCAGGAGATGATGTCaccaaaaactgaaaattcaCTTGTGCTTTCTCATGCTCGAGAAATTCAGCATGTCCCTCAGGAGGCCCGTGAGAGGTCTGCTTTCTCTCCTCCTAAAAGGACTTTTCCACAGATTTCTGAGAAGGATTCTCTGGCTTCTCAAGAACACATCTTAAGCAAGATCAGCAAAGAAAATACCAAGCATCCTCACACACTCAAGTATAATCCGTTCCACTCATTTTTACAGCAAACATTTCATGACAAATCGGGGCCTGAGTTAAAAACATCGTTTGTAAAAGAGAGCTTTGAAGAGACATCTAAGAAGTACAGAGAGTGCTCCATCAAAGAGAACCAAAAGTACAAATTTACAATAGACAGATACTCAAAAGACTTTTTTGGGGCCAAACAAGCTGCAACAAAACTCTCAGCAAATGAGCCTCTATCATTCTCTGTTGAATCAATCCTTAAACGACCCTCTTCTGCAGTCACTAATGTCTCGCAGTAA